One segment of Haloplanus natans DSM 17983 DNA contains the following:
- a CDS encoding biotin--[acetyl-CoA-carboxylase] ligase: MSDRRRSLLRTLADAEGPVSGPTLADDLGVSRAAVWKHVEALREAGFDIESSADGYVVRTVPDYGGDAIAFGLDAPYAVDYHDRLPSTNDRARELAAERATDVLVVAGEQTGGRGRLDRPWSSPAGGVYASLLVRPDRPPAHAPICTLAAAVAVTQTFREAGVDAVIKWPNDVLVAGSERKLAGILTEMEGEADRISWLIVGIGANVDVPAAELPETATSVRVEVDEEPRSGSRPAADGADRRRFCQRMVEEFHALDPDDVLPTWREYAVTLGREVRVDTPGGVVEGEAVDIEFPGALVVRTDDGDRTVHAGDCEHLRPA; the protein is encoded by the coding sequence ATGAGCGACCGTCGTCGCTCGCTCCTCCGAACGCTCGCCGACGCCGAGGGGCCGGTCTCCGGCCCGACGCTCGCCGACGACCTCGGCGTCTCCCGGGCGGCCGTCTGGAAACACGTCGAGGCGCTCCGCGAGGCGGGGTTCGACATCGAGAGCAGCGCCGACGGCTACGTCGTGCGCACCGTCCCCGACTACGGCGGCGACGCCATCGCGTTCGGCCTCGACGCGCCCTACGCCGTCGACTACCACGACCGACTCCCGAGTACGAACGACCGGGCGCGGGAACTGGCGGCCGAAAGGGCGACGGACGTTCTGGTCGTCGCGGGCGAGCAAACCGGCGGGCGCGGCCGCCTCGATCGTCCGTGGTCGTCGCCCGCCGGTGGCGTCTACGCCAGCCTCCTCGTCCGTCCGGATCGGCCGCCGGCCCACGCGCCGATCTGCACGCTCGCGGCGGCCGTCGCCGTCACCCAAACCTTCCGCGAGGCGGGCGTCGACGCCGTGATCAAGTGGCCGAACGACGTGTTGGTGGCCGGATCGGAACGGAAACTCGCCGGCATCCTGACCGAGATGGAAGGCGAGGCCGACCGCATCTCGTGGCTGATCGTCGGCATCGGGGCGAACGTCGACGTGCCGGCGGCGGAGCTACCGGAGACGGCGACGAGCGTGCGAGTGGAAGTGGACGAGGAGCCACGCTCGGGGAGTCGGCCCGCGGCCGACGGCGCCGACCGTCGTCGCTTCTGCCAGCGGATGGTCGAGGAGTTCCACGCCCTCGACCCCGACGACGTGCTCCCCACGTGGCGCGAGTACGCCGTCACCCTCGGCCGTGAGGTACGGGTCGACACGCCCGGCGGCGTCGTCGAGGGCGAGGCGGTCGACATCGAGTTCCCGGGGGCGCTCGTCGTCCGCACTGACGACGGGGACCGGACCGTCCACGCCGGCGACTGCGAACACCTGCGCCCCGCCTGA
- a CDS encoding acetyl-CoA carboxylase biotin carboxylase subunit, which yields MFRKVLVANRGEIAVRVMRACEELGVRTVAIYSEADKHAGHVRYADEAYNVGPARAADSYLDQEAVLDAARKADADAIHPGYGFMAENAEFAARVEESECTWIGPPSKAMERLGEKTKARKVMTAAGVPVVPGTTDPVEDPAEVEAFGEENGYPIAIKAEGGGGGRGMKIVESPDEIEDQLAAAKREGEAYFDNDSVYLERFLEAPRHIEVQIVADQHGNVRHLGERDCSLQRRHQKVIEEGPSPALSDDLRDRIGQAARRGVGETNYTNAGTVEFLVEDGEFYFLEVNTRIQVEHPVTEEITGIDIVKEQLRVAAGNEISFSQDEVEIEGHAMEFRINAENAARDFAPATGTLTTYDPAGGIGVRVDDAVRQGDDIGGDYDSMIAKLIVDASDREECLARAERALREFDIQGFHTVIPFHRLMVTDERFTEGTHTTNYLDEELDPERIERAVERWGPDETDDGGDDEEVTERDFTVEVNGKRFEVNLEERGAPAIPTGGGDGGGRGGGGMQRPDAATSDDDGGTVVAGDGERITAEMQGTILSVDVAPGDEVAAGDVVLVLEAMKMENDIVAQGGGTVSEVLVSEGESVDMGDPLIVLE from the coding sequence ATGTTCAGGAAGGTTCTCGTCGCCAACCGGGGCGAGATCGCGGTGCGTGTCATGCGCGCCTGCGAAGAACTGGGCGTTCGAACCGTCGCCATCTACAGCGAGGCCGACAAGCACGCGGGCCACGTCCGCTACGCCGACGAGGCGTACAACGTCGGGCCGGCGCGGGCGGCGGACTCCTATCTCGATCAGGAGGCGGTGCTCGACGCGGCACGGAAGGCCGACGCCGACGCCATCCACCCCGGCTACGGATTCATGGCCGAGAACGCCGAGTTCGCGGCGCGTGTCGAGGAGAGCGAGTGCACGTGGATCGGGCCGCCCTCGAAGGCGATGGAGCGTCTCGGCGAGAAGACGAAGGCACGCAAGGTGATGACCGCCGCCGGTGTGCCGGTCGTCCCCGGGACGACCGATCCCGTCGAGGACCCCGCCGAAGTCGAAGCCTTCGGCGAGGAGAACGGCTACCCGATCGCCATCAAGGCCGAAGGTGGCGGCGGCGGGCGGGGGATGAAGATAGTCGAGAGCCCGGACGAAATCGAGGACCAACTCGCCGCGGCCAAACGCGAGGGTGAGGCGTACTTCGACAACGACTCCGTCTACCTCGAACGCTTCCTCGAAGCGCCGCGCCACATCGAGGTGCAGATCGTCGCGGACCAGCACGGCAACGTCCGCCACCTCGGTGAACGGGACTGCTCGCTCCAGCGTCGCCACCAGAAGGTGATCGAGGAGGGACCGAGCCCGGCGCTCTCGGACGACCTGCGCGACCGGATCGGACAGGCGGCCCGCCGCGGCGTCGGCGAGACCAACTACACCAACGCCGGCACCGTCGAGTTCCTCGTCGAGGATGGCGAGTTCTACTTCCTCGAGGTCAACACGCGCATCCAGGTCGAACACCCCGTCACCGAGGAGATCACGGGCATCGACATCGTGAAAGAACAGCTTCGCGTCGCCGCGGGCAACGAGATCAGCTTCAGCCAGGACGAGGTCGAGATCGAGGGCCACGCGATGGAGTTCCGGATCAACGCCGAGAACGCCGCACGCGACTTCGCGCCGGCGACGGGCACGCTGACGACGTACGATCCCGCCGGGGGTATCGGCGTCCGCGTCGACGACGCGGTTCGACAGGGCGACGACATCGGCGGCGACTACGACTCCATGATCGCGAAGCTGATCGTCGACGCAAGCGACCGCGAGGAGTGTCTCGCCCGCGCCGAACGCGCCCTCCGCGAGTTCGATATTCAGGGTTTTCACACCGTCATCCCCTTCCACCGGCTGATGGTGACCGACGAACGGTTCACCGAGGGCACCCACACGACGAACTATCTCGACGAGGAACTCGATCCCGAGCGCATCGAACGGGCAGTCGAGCGCTGGGGTCCCGACGAGACCGACGACGGTGGTGACGACGAGGAAGTGACCGAGCGCGACTTCACGGTCGAGGTGAACGGGAAGCGATTCGAGGTGAACCTGGAGGAACGCGGCGCGCCCGCCATCCCGACGGGTGGCGGTGACGGCGGCGGACGCGGGGGCGGCGGGATGCAACGCCCCGATGCCGCCACGAGCGACGACGACGGCGGCACCGTCGTCGCCGGCGACGGCGAGCGGATCACCGCCGAGATGCAGGGCACGATCCTCTCGGTCGACGTGGCTCCCGGCGACGAGGTGGCGGCCGGCGACGTGGTGCTCGTCCTCGAGGCCATGAAGATGGAAAACGACATCGTCGCCCAGGGCGGCGGCACGGTCAGCGAGGTGCTGGTGAGCGAGGGCGAGAGCGTCGACATGGGCGATCCGTTGATCGTCCTCGAATGA
- the asd gene encoding aspartate-semialdehyde dehydrogenase yields MSVRVGILGATGAVGQRFIQLLDGHPTFELAALTASEESAGKPYREAAKWRVDSPIPVDVAEMTVRRTDPEAVPDDVDLLFSSLPSSVAVDVEEDFARAGYVISSNSSNDRLAEDVPLTIPEINPDHLDLIEVQRDERGWDGALVKNPNCSTITMIPPLAALDGFGLERVNVSTLQAVSGAGYSGVTSMEIIDNVLPHIGGEEDKMETESRKLLGEFDGAEIGWHDVEVAASCNRVPTLDGHLENAFVDLADEPDVDEVEEAMREFPGIDLPSAPNQLIHVFDEPERPQPRMDRMRGQGMQICVGGVQSTRRGVKFNCLAHNTVRGAAGASVLNGELLHENGYL; encoded by the coding sequence ATGTCAGTACGAGTCGGCATCCTCGGTGCGACCGGCGCAGTCGGACAGCGATTCATCCAGCTTCTCGACGGCCACCCGACGTTCGAACTCGCGGCGCTCACCGCCAGCGAGGAGAGCGCGGGCAAGCCATACCGCGAGGCGGCGAAGTGGCGCGTCGATTCGCCCATCCCCGTCGACGTGGCCGAGATGACGGTCCGTCGCACCGACCCCGAGGCGGTGCCGGACGACGTCGATCTGCTCTTCTCGTCGCTCCCCTCGAGCGTCGCCGTCGACGTCGAGGAGGACTTCGCCCGCGCGGGCTATGTCATCTCCTCGAACTCCTCGAACGACCGCCTCGCGGAGGACGTACCGCTGACGATTCCGGAGATCAACCCCGACCACCTCGACCTGATCGAGGTCCAGCGCGACGAACGCGGGTGGGACGGCGCGCTCGTGAAGAACCCGAACTGCTCGACGATCACGATGATTCCGCCGCTGGCGGCGCTGGACGGGTTCGGTCTCGAACGCGTCAACGTCTCCACCCTGCAGGCCGTCTCCGGCGCGGGCTACTCCGGTGTCACCTCCATGGAGATAATCGACAACGTCCTCCCCCACATCGGCGGCGAGGAGGACAAGATGGAGACGGAGTCCCGCAAACTCCTCGGCGAGTTCGACGGCGCGGAGATTGGGTGGCACGACGTGGAGGTCGCGGCGTCCTGTAACCGCGTTCCGACGCTCGACGGCCACCTCGAGAACGCCTTCGTCGACCTCGCGGACGAACCCGACGTGGACGAAGTGGAGGAGGCGATGCGGGAGTTCCCCGGTATCGACCTGCCGAGCGCCCCCAACCAACTCATCCACGTCTTCGACGAACCCGAACGCCCCCAGCCCCGGATGGACCGGATGCGCGGTCAGGGCATGCAGATCTGTGTCGGCGGCGTGCAGTCCACCCGCCGCGGTGTCAAGTTCAACTGCCTCGCGCACAACACCGTCCGCGGCGCCGCGGGCGCCAGCGTCCTGAACGGCGAACTGCTCCACGAGAACGGCTACCTGTAG
- a CDS encoding CFI-box-CTERM domain-containing protein, whose amino-acid sequence MSTEDGSDAETDTEAADTDDERPLSEVGVGDGREKHLHVVTESGKEIDHEEVYLRHTETEYLVSPDVDFPPAETTRYRKENIDRVKVTQHHSNCFITTATAGEGPTLDSLRGFRADVMAPSRTGRALLRIYEATSPPIAATLARHPESTATRLVRGLVDRCGGLADRRRAASGDGERAALSLALITLYVVGVCLGVLAHGWLRTRERWLS is encoded by the coding sequence ATGAGCACTGAGGACGGGTCGGACGCGGAGACGGACACAGAGGCGGCGGACACCGACGACGAGCGTCCGCTGTCGGAGGTCGGCGTCGGCGACGGCCGCGAGAAACACCTCCACGTGGTAACCGAGAGCGGCAAGGAGATCGATCACGAGGAGGTGTACCTCCGCCACACCGAGACGGAGTATCTCGTCTCGCCCGACGTCGACTTTCCGCCGGCGGAAACGACCCGCTATCGAAAGGAGAACATCGACCGCGTGAAGGTCACCCAGCACCACTCGAACTGTTTCATCACGACGGCGACGGCGGGCGAGGGGCCGACACTCGACTCGCTCCGAGGCTTCCGGGCCGACGTGATGGCGCCCTCCCGGACCGGACGGGCACTGCTTCGGATCTACGAAGCGACGAGTCCGCCCATCGCGGCGACGCTCGCTCGTCATCCGGAGTCGACGGCGACCCGCCTCGTCCGCGGGCTTGTCGACCGCTGTGGCGGCCTCGCCGACCGGCGGCGAGCGGCGTCGGGAGACGGGGAGCGGGCGGCCCTGTCGCTCGCGCTGATCACGCTCTACGTCGTCGGCGTCTGTCTCGGGGTGCTCGCTCACGGCTGGCTTCGCACCCGCGAACGGTGGCTTAGCTGA